Proteins encoded by one window of Antechinus flavipes isolate AdamAnt ecotype Samford, QLD, Australia chromosome 4, AdamAnt_v2, whole genome shotgun sequence:
- the CLUH gene encoding clustered mitochondria protein homolog isoform X1, whose product MQPPPPLLLPAPGGLEGELPAVMLLNGDCLDKKSEEPKENGHEEAEGGDESSGQEVIVIQDTGFTVKISVPGIETFSLQVSPQEMVQEIHQVLMDREDTCHRTCFSLQLDGNVLDNFSELRTIEGLEEGSMLRVVEEPYTVREARIHVRHIRDLLKSLDPSDAFNGVDCNSLSFLSIFTDGDLGDSGKRKKKGIEMEPIDCTPPEHILPGSKERPLCALQPQNRDWKPLQCLKVLTMSGWNPPPGNRKMHGDLMYLFVITAEDRHVSITASTRGFYLNQSTAYNFNPKPASPRFLSHSLVELLNQISPTFKKNFALLQKKRVQRHPFERIATPFQVYSWTAPQVEHAMDCVRAEDAYTSRLGYEEHIPGQTRDWNEELQTTRELPRKNLPERLLRERAIFKVHSDFTAAATRGAMAVIDGNVMAINPSEETKMQMFIWNNIFFSLGFDVRDHYKDFGGDVAAYVAPTNDLNGVRTYNAVDVEGLYTLGTVVVDYRGYRVTAQSIIPGILEREQEQSVIYGSIDFGKTVVSHPRYLELLEKTSRPLKIQRHRVLNDRDEEVELCSSVECKGIIGNDGRHYILDLLRTFPPDLNFLPVAGEELPEDCRRAGFPKPHRHKLCCLRQELVDAFVEHRYLLFMKLAAIQLMQQKANRAESPGPLENGACEAGASESPEALEAAEEGASGLAKVKELAETIASDSGPAVDPKSREVIQNACKAVGSVSSTSFDIRFNPDIFSPGVRFPESCQDEVRDQKQLLKDAAAFLLSCQIPGLVKDCTDHTVLPMDGATLAEAMHQRGINIRYLGKVLDFVLRSPARPQLDHIYKIGISELITRSAKHIFKTYLQGVELSGLSAAISHFLNCFLSSFPNPVAHLPADELVSKKKNKRRKNRPPGGADNTAWAVMTPQELWKDICQEAKSYFDFRLECETVDQAVETFGLQKITLLREISLKTGIQILLKEYSFDSRHKPAFTEEDVLNIFPVVKHVNPKASDAFHFFQSGQAKVQQGFLKEGCELITEALNLFNNVYGAMHVEICACLRLLARLHYIMGDYAEALSNQQKAVLMSERVLGIEHPNTIQEYMHLALYCFASSQLSTALSLLYRARYLLLLVFGEDHPEMALLDNNIGLVLHGVMEYELALRFLENALSINAKYHGAKSLKVALSHHLVARVYESKAEFRSALQHEKEGYTIYKSQLGESHEKTKESSDYLKCLTQQAVALQRTMNEIYRNGSSANIVPLKVTAPSMASVLEQLHIINGILFIPLSQKDLENLKAEVVRRHQLQETSKAATRDAAATVAAAAGSREEAASSLLPGDDPPTLSSV is encoded by the exons atgCAGCCCCCGCCGCCACTGCTGCTGCCTGCACCTGGGGGGCTTGAAGGAG AGCTCCCAGCAGTCATGCTGCTGAACGGGGACTGTCTGGACAAGAAGAGCGAGGAGCCCAAGGAGAATGGGCACGAAGAGGCTGAAGGCGGTGACGAGAGCAGCGGGCAGGAGGTCATCGTCATCCAGGACACCGGCTTCACTGTCAAGATCTCGGTCCCTGGGATCGAGACTTTCTCATTGCAG GTTTCTCCCCAGGAGATGGTTCAGGAGATCCACCAAGTGCTAATGGATCGGGAGGACACCTGCCACCGCACATGCTTCTCTCTGCAACTGGATGGCAATGTGCTTGACAACTTCTCTGAGCTCCGGACCATTGAGGGGCTGGAGGAAGGCTCCATGTTGAGAGTGGTGGAAG AGCCCTACACCGTCCGGGAAGCCCGAATCCACGTGCGCCACATCCGAGACCTTTTGAAAAGCCTGGATCCCTCAGATGCCTTCAATGGGGTGGACTGCAACTCCCTGTCCTTCCTCAGCATCTTCACGGATGGTGACTTAGGAg ATAgcgggaagaggaagaagaagggcaTTGAAATGGAGCCGATTGACTGCACCCCCCCTGAGCACATCCTCCCCGGAAGCAAGGAGCGGCCGCTCTGTGCTCTGCAGCCTCAGAACCGGGACTGGAAG CCCCTGCAGTGTCTGAAGGTGCTCACCATGAGCGGCTGGAACCCCCCACCTGGGAACCGGAAGATGCATGGGGATCTCATGTACCTCTTTGTGATCACGGCAGAGGACCGGCATGTCAGCATCACGGCCTCCACGCGCGGTTTTTACCTGAACCA GTCCACCGCGTACAACTTTAACCCCAAACCTGCCAGCCCCCGGTTCCTGAGCCATTCCTTGGTGGAGCTGCTCAACCAGATCAGTCCGACCTTCAAGAAGAACTTTGCTCTCCTGCAGAAGAAAAG GGTCCAGCGCCACCCTTTCGAGAGGATCGCCACCCCGTTCCAGGTGTACAGCTGGACGGCCCCCCAGGTGGAGCACGCCATGGACTGCGTGCGGGCTGAGGACGCCTACACGTCTCGGCTGGGCTACGAAGAGCACATCCCTGGCCAG ACCCGGGACTGGAACGAGGAGCTGCAGACCACAAGGGAGCTTCCTCGCAAGAACCTTCCTGAGCGGCTGCTGCGGGAACGCGCCATCTTCAAG GTGCACAGTGACTTCACGGCGGCGGCCACGCGGGGGGCCATGGCGGTCATCGACGGCAACGTCATGGCCATCAACCCCAGCGAGGAGACCAAGATGCAGATGTTCATCTGGAACAACATCTTCTTCAGTCTGGGCTTCGACGTCCGAGACCACTACAAGGACTTCGGGGGGGACGTGGCCGCCTACGTGGCCCCCACCAACGACCTGAACGGGGTGCGCACCTACAACGCAGTCGACGTCGAGGGCCTCTACACCCTGGGCACCGTGGTGGTGGACTACCGCGGCTACCGAGTCACGGCCCAGTCCATCATCCCCGGCATCCTCGAGCGGGAGCAGGAGCAGAGCGTCATCTACGGCTCCATCGATTTCGGGAAGACGGTGGTCTCGCACCCGCGCTACCTCGAGCTCCTGGAGAAGACCAGCCGGCCCCTGAAGATCCAGCGGCACCGGGTGCTCAACGATCGCGACGAGGAGGTGGAGCTGTGCTCCTCCGTGGAGTGCAAGGGCATCATCGGCAACGACGGCCGCCACTACATCCTGGACCTGCTGCGCACCTTCCCCCCCGACCTCAACTTCCTGCCGGTGGCTGGCGAGGAGCTCCCCGAGGACTGCCGGCGGGCCGGCTTCCCCAAGCCTCACCGCCACAAGCTCTGCTGCCTGCGCCAGGAGCTGGTGGACGCCTTTGTGGAGCACAG GTACCTCCTCTTCATGAAACTGGCGGCCATTCAGCTCATGCAGCAGAAGGCTAACAGGGCCGAGAGCCCGGGCCCCCTGGAGAACGGCGCTTGTGAGGCCGGGGCCTCGGAGAGCCCGGAGGCCCTGGAGGCCGCCGAGGAAGGGGCCAGCGGCCTAGCCAAGGTGAAGGAGCTCGCGGAGACCATCGCCTCCGACAGCGGCCCAG CAGTGGACCCCAAGAGCCGGGAGGTGATCCAGAACGCCTGTAAGGCCGTGGGCTCGGTCAGCAGCACCTCCTTTGACATCCGCTTCAACCCTGACATCTTTTCACCAG GTGTGCGATTCCCCGAGTCCTGCCAAGATGAAGTTCGAGACCAGAAGCAGCTTCTCAAAGACGCCGCGGCCTTCTTGCTCTCCTGCCAGATCCCCGGCCTG GTGAAAGACTGCACAGATCACACAGTGCTGCCCATGGACGGCGCCACCTTGGCGGAGGCCATGCACCAGCGCGGCATCAACATCCGCTACCTGGGCAAGGTGCTGGACTTTGTGCTCAGGAGCCCGGCCCGACCTCAGCTGGACCACATCTAT AAAATCGGCATCAGCGAGCTCATCACCCGCTCGGCCAAGCACATCTTCAAGACGTACCTTCAG GGTGTGGAACTCTCGGGCCTCTCGGCGGCCATCAGCCACTTCCTGAACTGCTTCCTCAGTTCCTTCCCCAACCCCGTTGCCCACCTCCCCGCTGACGAGCTCGTCtccaagaagaagaacaagaggaGGAAAAACAGGCCCCCGGGAGGGGCCGACAACACGGCCTGGGCCGTCATGACCCCCCAGGAGCTCTGGAAGGACATCTGCCAGGAGGCCAAGAGCTATTTTGACTTCCGTCTTGAGTG TGAGACCGTCGACCAGGCCGTGGAGACCTTTGGACTGCAGAAGATAACCCTCCTGCGAGAGATCTCCCTGAAAACCGGCATCCAG ATCTTACTCAAGGAGTACAGCTTCGACAGCAGGCACAAGCCGGCCTTCACCGAGGAGGACGTCCTCAACATCTTCCCCGTGGTCAAGCACGTCAACCCCAAGGCCTCCGATGCCTTCCACTTCTTCCAGAGCGGCCAGGCCAAAGTGCAGCAGG GCTTCCTGAAGGAGGGCTGCGAGCTCATCACGGAGGCCCTGAACCTCTTCAACAACGTGTACGGGGCCATGCACGTGGAGATCTGCGCCTGCCTGCGCCTCCTCGCCCGGCTGCACTACATCATGGGGGACTACGCCGAG GCCTTAAGTAACCAGCAGAAGGCGGTGCTGATGAGTGAGCGGGTGCTGGGAATCGAGCACCCCAACACCATCCAGGAATAC ATGCACCTGGCTCTCTACTGCTTCGCCAGCAGCCAGCTGTCCACGGCCTTGAGCCTGCTCTACCGCGCCCGCTACCTCCTGCTGTTGGTCTTCGGGGAAGACCATCCGGAAATGGCCCTGCTGGAT AACAACATTGGACTGGTGCTGCACGGGGTCATGGAGTATGAGCTCGCCCTGCGCTTCCTGGAGAACGCCCTGAGCATCAACGCCAAGTACCATGGGGCCAAGTCCCTCAAGGTGGCCCTCAG TCACCACCTGGTGGCCCGGGTCTACGAGAGCAAGGCCGAGTTCCGGTCGGCCCTGCAGCACGAGAAGGAGGGCTACACCATCTACAAGAGCCAG CTCGGAGAGAGCCACGAGAAGACCAAGGAGAGCTCGGACTACCTGAAGTGCCTCACCCAGCAGGCGGTGGCCCTGCAGCGCACCATGAATGAGATCTACCGCAATGGCTCCAGCGCCAACATCGTGCCCCTCAAG GTCACAGCCCCCAGCATGGCCAGCGTCTTGGAGCAGCTCCACATCATTAACGGCATCCTCTTCATTCCACTCAG CCAAAAAGATCTGGAAAACCTCAAGGCCGAGGTGGTGAGGCGGCACCAACTTCAAGAAACCAGCAAGGCCGCCACGCGGGATGCCGCCGCCACtgtcgccgccgccgccggctCTCGAGAGGAGGCAGCGTCCAGCCTCTTGCCAGGGGACGACCCCCCCACCTTGAGCTCAGTATGA
- the CLUH gene encoding clustered mitochondria protein homolog isoform X2, translated as MQPPPPLLLPAPGGLEGELPAVMLLNGDCLDKKSEEPKENGHEEAEGGDESSGQEVIVIQDTGFTVKISVPGIETFSLQVSPQEMVQEIHQVLMDREDTCHRTCFSLQLDGNVLDNFSELRTIEGLEEGSMLRVVEEPYTVREARIHVRHIRDLLKSLDPSDAFNGVDCNSLSFLSIFTDGDLGDSGKRKKKGIEMEPIDCTPPEHILPGSKERPLCALQPQNRDWKPLQCLKVLTMSGWNPPPGNRKMHGDLMYLFVITAEDRHVSITASTRGFYLNQSTAYNFNPKPASPRFLSHSLVELLNQISPTFKKNFALLQKKRVQRHPFERIATPFQVYSWTAPQVEHAMDCVRAEDAYTSRLGYEEHIPGQTRDWNEELQTTRELPRKNLPERLLRERAIFKVHSDFTAAATRGAMAVIDGNVMAINPSEETKMQMFIWNNIFFSLGFDVRDHYKDFGGDVAAYVAPTNDLNGVRTYNAVDVEGLYTLGTVVVDYRGYRVTAQSIIPGILEREQEQSVIYGSIDFGKTVVSHPRYLELLEKTSRPLKIQRHRVLNDRDEEVELCSSVECKGIIGNDGRHYILDLLRTFPPDLNFLPVAGEELPEDCRRAGFPKPHRHKLCCLRQELVDAFVEHRYLLFMKLAAIQLMQQKANRAESPGPLENGACEAGASESPEALEAAEEGASGLAKVKELAETIASDSGPVDPKSREVIQNACKAVGSVSSTSFDIRFNPDIFSPGVRFPESCQDEVRDQKQLLKDAAAFLLSCQIPGLVKDCTDHTVLPMDGATLAEAMHQRGINIRYLGKVLDFVLRSPARPQLDHIYKIGISELITRSAKHIFKTYLQGVELSGLSAAISHFLNCFLSSFPNPVAHLPADELVSKKKNKRRKNRPPGGADNTAWAVMTPQELWKDICQEAKSYFDFRLECETVDQAVETFGLQKITLLREISLKTGIQILLKEYSFDSRHKPAFTEEDVLNIFPVVKHVNPKASDAFHFFQSGQAKVQQGFLKEGCELITEALNLFNNVYGAMHVEICACLRLLARLHYIMGDYAEALSNQQKAVLMSERVLGIEHPNTIQEYMHLALYCFASSQLSTALSLLYRARYLLLLVFGEDHPEMALLDNNIGLVLHGVMEYELALRFLENALSINAKYHGAKSLKVALSHHLVARVYESKAEFRSALQHEKEGYTIYKSQLGESHEKTKESSDYLKCLTQQAVALQRTMNEIYRNGSSANIVPLKVTAPSMASVLEQLHIINGILFIPLSQKDLENLKAEVVRRHQLQETSKAATRDAAATVAAAAGSREEAASSLLPGDDPPTLSSV; from the exons atgCAGCCCCCGCCGCCACTGCTGCTGCCTGCACCTGGGGGGCTTGAAGGAG AGCTCCCAGCAGTCATGCTGCTGAACGGGGACTGTCTGGACAAGAAGAGCGAGGAGCCCAAGGAGAATGGGCACGAAGAGGCTGAAGGCGGTGACGAGAGCAGCGGGCAGGAGGTCATCGTCATCCAGGACACCGGCTTCACTGTCAAGATCTCGGTCCCTGGGATCGAGACTTTCTCATTGCAG GTTTCTCCCCAGGAGATGGTTCAGGAGATCCACCAAGTGCTAATGGATCGGGAGGACACCTGCCACCGCACATGCTTCTCTCTGCAACTGGATGGCAATGTGCTTGACAACTTCTCTGAGCTCCGGACCATTGAGGGGCTGGAGGAAGGCTCCATGTTGAGAGTGGTGGAAG AGCCCTACACCGTCCGGGAAGCCCGAATCCACGTGCGCCACATCCGAGACCTTTTGAAAAGCCTGGATCCCTCAGATGCCTTCAATGGGGTGGACTGCAACTCCCTGTCCTTCCTCAGCATCTTCACGGATGGTGACTTAGGAg ATAgcgggaagaggaagaagaagggcaTTGAAATGGAGCCGATTGACTGCACCCCCCCTGAGCACATCCTCCCCGGAAGCAAGGAGCGGCCGCTCTGTGCTCTGCAGCCTCAGAACCGGGACTGGAAG CCCCTGCAGTGTCTGAAGGTGCTCACCATGAGCGGCTGGAACCCCCCACCTGGGAACCGGAAGATGCATGGGGATCTCATGTACCTCTTTGTGATCACGGCAGAGGACCGGCATGTCAGCATCACGGCCTCCACGCGCGGTTTTTACCTGAACCA GTCCACCGCGTACAACTTTAACCCCAAACCTGCCAGCCCCCGGTTCCTGAGCCATTCCTTGGTGGAGCTGCTCAACCAGATCAGTCCGACCTTCAAGAAGAACTTTGCTCTCCTGCAGAAGAAAAG GGTCCAGCGCCACCCTTTCGAGAGGATCGCCACCCCGTTCCAGGTGTACAGCTGGACGGCCCCCCAGGTGGAGCACGCCATGGACTGCGTGCGGGCTGAGGACGCCTACACGTCTCGGCTGGGCTACGAAGAGCACATCCCTGGCCAG ACCCGGGACTGGAACGAGGAGCTGCAGACCACAAGGGAGCTTCCTCGCAAGAACCTTCCTGAGCGGCTGCTGCGGGAACGCGCCATCTTCAAG GTGCACAGTGACTTCACGGCGGCGGCCACGCGGGGGGCCATGGCGGTCATCGACGGCAACGTCATGGCCATCAACCCCAGCGAGGAGACCAAGATGCAGATGTTCATCTGGAACAACATCTTCTTCAGTCTGGGCTTCGACGTCCGAGACCACTACAAGGACTTCGGGGGGGACGTGGCCGCCTACGTGGCCCCCACCAACGACCTGAACGGGGTGCGCACCTACAACGCAGTCGACGTCGAGGGCCTCTACACCCTGGGCACCGTGGTGGTGGACTACCGCGGCTACCGAGTCACGGCCCAGTCCATCATCCCCGGCATCCTCGAGCGGGAGCAGGAGCAGAGCGTCATCTACGGCTCCATCGATTTCGGGAAGACGGTGGTCTCGCACCCGCGCTACCTCGAGCTCCTGGAGAAGACCAGCCGGCCCCTGAAGATCCAGCGGCACCGGGTGCTCAACGATCGCGACGAGGAGGTGGAGCTGTGCTCCTCCGTGGAGTGCAAGGGCATCATCGGCAACGACGGCCGCCACTACATCCTGGACCTGCTGCGCACCTTCCCCCCCGACCTCAACTTCCTGCCGGTGGCTGGCGAGGAGCTCCCCGAGGACTGCCGGCGGGCCGGCTTCCCCAAGCCTCACCGCCACAAGCTCTGCTGCCTGCGCCAGGAGCTGGTGGACGCCTTTGTGGAGCACAG GTACCTCCTCTTCATGAAACTGGCGGCCATTCAGCTCATGCAGCAGAAGGCTAACAGGGCCGAGAGCCCGGGCCCCCTGGAGAACGGCGCTTGTGAGGCCGGGGCCTCGGAGAGCCCGGAGGCCCTGGAGGCCGCCGAGGAAGGGGCCAGCGGCCTAGCCAAGGTGAAGGAGCTCGCGGAGACCATCGCCTCCGACAGCGGCCCAG TGGACCCCAAGAGCCGGGAGGTGATCCAGAACGCCTGTAAGGCCGTGGGCTCGGTCAGCAGCACCTCCTTTGACATCCGCTTCAACCCTGACATCTTTTCACCAG GTGTGCGATTCCCCGAGTCCTGCCAAGATGAAGTTCGAGACCAGAAGCAGCTTCTCAAAGACGCCGCGGCCTTCTTGCTCTCCTGCCAGATCCCCGGCCTG GTGAAAGACTGCACAGATCACACAGTGCTGCCCATGGACGGCGCCACCTTGGCGGAGGCCATGCACCAGCGCGGCATCAACATCCGCTACCTGGGCAAGGTGCTGGACTTTGTGCTCAGGAGCCCGGCCCGACCTCAGCTGGACCACATCTAT AAAATCGGCATCAGCGAGCTCATCACCCGCTCGGCCAAGCACATCTTCAAGACGTACCTTCAG GGTGTGGAACTCTCGGGCCTCTCGGCGGCCATCAGCCACTTCCTGAACTGCTTCCTCAGTTCCTTCCCCAACCCCGTTGCCCACCTCCCCGCTGACGAGCTCGTCtccaagaagaagaacaagaggaGGAAAAACAGGCCCCCGGGAGGGGCCGACAACACGGCCTGGGCCGTCATGACCCCCCAGGAGCTCTGGAAGGACATCTGCCAGGAGGCCAAGAGCTATTTTGACTTCCGTCTTGAGTG TGAGACCGTCGACCAGGCCGTGGAGACCTTTGGACTGCAGAAGATAACCCTCCTGCGAGAGATCTCCCTGAAAACCGGCATCCAG ATCTTACTCAAGGAGTACAGCTTCGACAGCAGGCACAAGCCGGCCTTCACCGAGGAGGACGTCCTCAACATCTTCCCCGTGGTCAAGCACGTCAACCCCAAGGCCTCCGATGCCTTCCACTTCTTCCAGAGCGGCCAGGCCAAAGTGCAGCAGG GCTTCCTGAAGGAGGGCTGCGAGCTCATCACGGAGGCCCTGAACCTCTTCAACAACGTGTACGGGGCCATGCACGTGGAGATCTGCGCCTGCCTGCGCCTCCTCGCCCGGCTGCACTACATCATGGGGGACTACGCCGAG GCCTTAAGTAACCAGCAGAAGGCGGTGCTGATGAGTGAGCGGGTGCTGGGAATCGAGCACCCCAACACCATCCAGGAATAC ATGCACCTGGCTCTCTACTGCTTCGCCAGCAGCCAGCTGTCCACGGCCTTGAGCCTGCTCTACCGCGCCCGCTACCTCCTGCTGTTGGTCTTCGGGGAAGACCATCCGGAAATGGCCCTGCTGGAT AACAACATTGGACTGGTGCTGCACGGGGTCATGGAGTATGAGCTCGCCCTGCGCTTCCTGGAGAACGCCCTGAGCATCAACGCCAAGTACCATGGGGCCAAGTCCCTCAAGGTGGCCCTCAG TCACCACCTGGTGGCCCGGGTCTACGAGAGCAAGGCCGAGTTCCGGTCGGCCCTGCAGCACGAGAAGGAGGGCTACACCATCTACAAGAGCCAG CTCGGAGAGAGCCACGAGAAGACCAAGGAGAGCTCGGACTACCTGAAGTGCCTCACCCAGCAGGCGGTGGCCCTGCAGCGCACCATGAATGAGATCTACCGCAATGGCTCCAGCGCCAACATCGTGCCCCTCAAG GTCACAGCCCCCAGCATGGCCAGCGTCTTGGAGCAGCTCCACATCATTAACGGCATCCTCTTCATTCCACTCAG CCAAAAAGATCTGGAAAACCTCAAGGCCGAGGTGGTGAGGCGGCACCAACTTCAAGAAACCAGCAAGGCCGCCACGCGGGATGCCGCCGCCACtgtcgccgccgccgccggctCTCGAGAGGAGGCAGCGTCCAGCCTCTTGCCAGGGGACGACCCCCCCACCTTGAGCTCAGTATGA